The Candidatus Niyogibacteria bacterium genome contains a region encoding:
- a CDS encoding superoxide dismutase has translation MPYQPKNFDYLAGLEGFSEELLKNHFALYQGYVNNFNKFDEILMAMEKEGKFGIPEYAELNRRLGWEFNGMRLHELYFGNLTKETEEKIDKDSGFYGKIEKEWGSYETWEKDFRAMAAIRGIGWVILYYDKIGDRLFNVWINEHDTGHFSGAIPLLVIDIFEHAYLADYGIKRQGYIDAFMKAINWKYVLSCFTHWDGKGFEGTRSADL, from the coding sequence ATGCCTTATCAGCCAAAAAATTTTGATTATCTGGCAGGCCTTGAAGGATTTAGCGAAGAATTGCTGAAAAATCATTTTGCCTTGTATCAGGGTTATGTCAATAATTTCAATAAATTTGATGAAATTCTTATGGCGATGGAAAAAGAAGGAAAGTTCGGCATTCCGGAATACGCGGAACTTAACCGGCGGCTGGGCTGGGAATTCAACGGCATGCGCCTCCATGAATTATATTTCGGCAATTTAACCAAAGAAACGGAAGAGAAAATAGATAAAGATTCAGGATTTTACGGGAAAATTGAAAAAGAATGGGGGTCTTATGAAACATGGGAGAAAGATTTTAGGGCAATGGCAGCGATACGCGGCATCGGCTGGGTGATTTTATATTACGATAAAATCGGCGACCGATTATTCAATGTTTGGATCAATGAACATGACACCGGCCATTTTTCCGGCGCGATTCCACTTTTGGTCATTGATATTTTTGAGCATGCTTATCTGGCGGATTATGGAATAAAACGCCAGGGATACATAGACGCGTTTATGAAAGCGATTAATTGGAAATATGTCTTATCGTGTTTTACACATTGGGACGGCAAGGGATTTGAAGGGACGCGATCGGCGGATTTATAG